The genomic stretch TACCTGTTCGTGGGCTTCCTGGGAGTCTTCGCATCCCACATGACACCGGATCCCTTCCTTTACGGCCTCAGCGCCATCTACTTCTCCATGAGCCTCGTCACAGCCTTTCACACCCTGGGCTACTACGGCATGGGCGTCTTCCACGGCTGGACCGCCAACGAGCCTACCCAGTTCTGGATACTGATGCGCTTCATCCAGGGGGCGGGGATACCGCTGGTGCTGCTGTTCAGCTCTCGCCCTCGCTTCATCCGGATCTTCTCTGCCGTGATGGGCATAGTCACCCTGGGCGGGATCGCCCTGGTATTCGTCGGCCTCTTCCCCGACTGCTTCCTCCCCGGCACCGGCCTCACCCCCTTCAAGATCGGGGGAGAGTACGTCGTGGCGCTCCTTCTCGTCCTCTCGATAGCCTATTCGCTTCGCGTCCGTCGCGAGGAGGAGGTGGACCGCTCCCGCTCTTTCGAGGTCTCACTCGGATGCTTCGTGCTGGCGGGGATGTCCTTCACCCTCTACACGGACGTGTACGGCTTCTTCAACATGCTGGGGCATGTGCTGCACGGGATGGGAGCATGGATACTGCTGACCGGCTTCGTGACGAAATCCGTCACGGCTCTGCTTGACCGGCACTTCTACGACCTCCGGAGGGCCAAGGAGATGGCCGAGGAGTTGAGCAGGGCGAAGAGCGCCTTCCTGGCCACGATGAGTCACGAGGTGCGCACCCCACTGAACGGAATACTAAGCGCTGCAGCCCTGCTGAGGGACCAGGCACTCGACCCGGAGGAGAGGGACGAGCTGCTCTCCATTCTGGTCAACTCCGGCGAGTCCCTGATGGAGATACTGAACAACATCCTCGACCTCGCCAGGCTGGAGTCGTTCTCGGAGCAGCCCAAGCCGACCCCCTTCCAACCGGAGATGCTTGCACGCGAGGTGCTGGAGCTGTTCAGGGGAAGGGCGATGGAGAAGGGGGTGAGCCTTGTCCCGTTCGTGGACTCGGATCTGCCGGACGCGCTGCTCGGGCATCCGCTCTACCTCAAGCAGGTGCTCTTCAACCTCGTGGGCAACGCGGTCAAGTTCACCGACTCCGGCGAGGTTCGCCTGTTTTTAAGCCAAATGCAGGAGCATGACGGGGGGATATCGCTATTCGTCGCGGTGGAGGACACCGGAATGGGCATAGAT from Synergistaceae bacterium encodes the following:
- a CDS encoding response regulator; this encodes YLFVGFLGVFASHMTPDPFLYGLSAIYFSMSLVTAFHTLGYYGMGVFHGWTANEPTQFWILMRFIQGAGIPLVLLFSSRPRFIRIFSAVMGIVTLGGIALVFVGLFPDCFLPGTGLTPFKIGGEYVVALLLVLSIAYSLRVRREEEVDRSRSFEVSLGCFVLAGMSFTLYTDVYGFFNMLGHVLHGMGAWILLTGFVTKSVTALLDRHFYDLRRAKEMAEELSRAKSAFLATMSHEVRTPLNGILSAAALLRDQALDPEERDELLSILVNSGESLMEILNNILDLARLESFSEQPKPTPFQPEMLAREVLELFRGRAMEKGVSLVPFVDSDLPDALLGHPLYLKQVLFNLVGNAVKFTDSGEVRLFLSQMQEHDGGISLFVAVEDTGMGIDSDEVASVFDPFHQAEKAVSARRGGTGLGLAISKRLVESMGGTLSLSSKVGIGSVFSFTIPVVEYEGKLAEPARPGRVAVRLDGLSVLVVEDNEVNREMLRRILERTGASCDYAKNGLEALKKSAAEAYDVIIMDVDMPEMDGCEAARAIRAREGEGGKVPILALSAHVMEEYR